A window of the Ardenticatenales bacterium genome harbors these coding sequences:
- a CDS encoding winged helix DNA-binding domain-containing protein has translation MTTTLDMARLAAHRAETFRLRQPVRTQAEAVDFVAERGFVYFWPIKGVLFPSLWAAVAGERPVADEHDDPGHVTWGWKDGMLGARAWYYAKILRGKGTFISLEMTPYFYALSENFGAPESDYLAQYQQGLMTREARLVYETLLAGGPMDTVRLRREAHLSSKGSKSAFDRALVTLQQDFRILPVGVAEAGAWRYSHVYACVHQWYADLPALARPISRKEAREKILSAYFAAMGAATAEEARKLFQWKAGDVGKTLAALVAKGVLVAEVKGGYALGSLVVGA, from the coding sequence ATGACGACGACGTTGGACATGGCACGGCTGGCGGCGCATCGGGCGGAGACGTTTCGCTTGCGCCAGCCTGTGCGGACACAGGCGGAAGCGGTTGATTTTGTGGCGGAACGGGGGTTCGTTTACTTCTGGCCGATCAAGGGCGTCCTGTTTCCCAGCCTGTGGGCGGCGGTGGCAGGGGAGCGGCCCGTGGCGGACGAACACGATGATCCGGGGCACGTAACCTGGGGCTGGAAAGACGGGATGTTGGGAGCGCGGGCGTGGTACTACGCGAAGATTCTGCGGGGGAAGGGGACGTTTATTTCGCTGGAGATGACGCCCTATTTTTACGCCTTGAGCGAGAACTTTGGCGCGCCGGAGAGCGATTATCTGGCGCAGTATCAGCAGGGACTGATGACGCGGGAAGCGAGGCTGGTGTACGAAACGCTACTGGCGGGGGGACCGATGGATACGGTGCGGCTGCGGCGGGAGGCGCATTTGAGCAGCAAGGGGAGCAAGAGCGCGTTTGACCGGGCGCTGGTGACGCTGCAACAGGATTTCAGGATTTTGCCGGTGGGGGTGGCGGAGGCGGGTGCGTGGCGCTACAGCCACGTTTATGCGTGCGTGCATCAGTGGTATGCGGATTTGCCCGCGCTGGCCCGTCCCATCAGCCGTAAGGAAGCACGCGAGAAAATCCTGTCCGCCTACTTCGCTGCCATGGGTGCGGCCACGGCGGAAGAGGCGCGGAAATTATTCCAGTGGAAGGCGGGGGATGTGGGGAAGACGTTGGCGGCGCTGGTGGCGAAAGGGGTGCTGGTGGCAGAGGTTAAGGGCGGCTATGCGCTGGGTAGCCTGGTGGTGGGGGCGTGA
- a CDS encoding HAD family phosphatase gives MPRLRRPHAPIRALVLDLDGTMVDSEPLSRHAWGIFLQQHGLVLDEAVYARMVGRRADESARLLQSHFGLALSVGEIIAGKNAVWSHIWQQGLPPMPGLDALIAGISARELPWAVATSSPSHYARQVLSRLRLRPWAIVGGDEVAHGKPAPDVYLTAITRLGVAAADCLAVEDSGPGCVAALNAGMTVAAIPNPLTPVASLPPVHYVCESLAGILPLLPNFSDGFILPE, from the coding sequence ATGCCCCGATTGCGCCGCCCCCATGCGCCGATCCGCGCCCTTGTTCTCGACCTGGACGGGACAATGGTGGATTCAGAACCCCTTTCCCGTCATGCCTGGGGCATCTTCTTGCAACAACATGGCCTGGTTCTGGATGAAGCCGTTTACGCGCGCATGGTGGGGCGGCGCGCTGACGAAAGCGCCCGCCTGTTGCAAAGTCATTTTGGTCTGGCGCTGTCGGTGGGGGAGATTATTGCCGGCAAAAACGCGGTCTGGTCGCACATCTGGCAGCAAGGTTTGCCGCCTATGCCCGGTTTGGATGCGTTGATTGCCGGCATTTCCGCGCGCGAATTACCCTGGGCCGTGGCCACATCCAGCCCGAGTCACTATGCGCGGCAGGTGCTGTCCCGGCTGCGCTTGCGTCCGTGGGCCATCGTGGGGGGAGATGAGGTGGCGCATGGCAAACCCGCGCCGGATGTCTACCTCACCGCTATCACGCGGTTGGGCGTGGCGGCGGCGGATTGTCTGGCGGTGGAGGATTCTGGACCGGGGTGTGTGGCGGCGTTAAATGCCGGCATGACCGTCGCCGCCATCCCCAACCCCCTCACGCCCGTCGCCAGCCTTCCTCCTGTCCATTATGTTTGTGAGTCACTTGCCGGCATCCTCCCTCTCCTCCCCAACTTTTCAGATGGATTCATTCTCCCGGAATGA
- a CDS encoding FHA domain-containing protein — translation MRYEGGEGVKRLRVWWGLGGLALALLLTGVVGAQAGARLRITQVDTAAFPTVRLNVIASDEALSPITDLSALTLTEADQSISDLTLTRVPVGVEMIFVIDADDSLLQTDGGNALSRREIVRDAILRYAAEYMNPAGRDRVSIIIPDGQEGALLLERASAAAQVAEAIDAYEPTELPLTTPLAAMMDLALGQATAGAAEGRFQAVLLFTNGGEMAGQLDVAAFNAAAQGLSLPVFAGILGARADANEIANVEQLTEPGRAFWVHMPASTDADPIYTTIQAHATQTQISYPSNLRRGGSYTVTVSLGDAQANRAFSLTIEPPQLQLISSNAQPLQRVGQAADTPLFQLQPADMTLQARVRWPDGYARALSQVTLLVDGVESLPLNTPEVDADGILQLVWDIGGLDAGVYAVTLQVADVFGYTAQTEPVPFTIAVSRPQPTVAPTPTATPPPPPTASAARLVASLLGRLYAGMGGMPALLTVGLGVAAVGVLVLLLRLRRRRQRQPVQNSSVADRLDALLEPATTPALVEEEADAPVLAPTAGPRLVIQANGEPQEGDISLAGGNVTMGRDPELVDVVFAHRSVSRLHARIKQSEGRFWLYDEGSATGTYLNYVRVGLMPQPLQDRDEVHVGQVHLRFFSD, via the coding sequence ATGAGGTATGAGGGGGGCGAGGGCGTGAAGCGGTTGCGTGTTTGGTGGGGGTTGGGCGGTTTGGCGCTGGCGCTCCTGTTGACGGGCGTGGTGGGGGCGCAGGCGGGGGCGCGGCTGCGGATTACGCAGGTGGATACGGCGGCATTTCCCACGGTGCGCCTGAACGTGATCGCCAGCGACGAAGCCCTCAGCCCGATCACGGACCTGAGCGCGTTAACCCTTACGGAAGCAGACCAGAGCATCTCCGACCTGACTCTGACGCGCGTGCCCGTGGGCGTGGAGATGATTTTCGTCATTGATGCCGACGACAGCCTGTTGCAGACGGATGGCGGTAATGCCCTGAGTCGGCGCGAAATCGTGCGCGACGCCATTTTGCGCTACGCGGCGGAATACATGAACCCCGCCGGGCGGGATCGGGTGAGCATCATCATCCCGGATGGGCAAGAGGGGGCGCTGCTCCTGGAGCGGGCGAGCGCGGCGGCCCAAGTGGCGGAAGCTATTGATGCGTATGAGCCAACGGAACTCCCCCTGACGACCCCGCTGGCGGCGATGATGGACCTGGCGCTGGGTCAGGCGACGGCGGGCGCGGCGGAGGGGCGGTTCCAGGCGGTGTTGCTGTTCACGAATGGGGGCGAAATGGCCGGTCAACTGGATGTTGCCGCGTTTAATGCGGCGGCGCAAGGGTTGTCACTGCCTGTGTTTGCCGGCATTCTCGGCGCGCGAGCCGATGCGAATGAGATTGCCAATGTGGAGCAGTTGACGGAACCGGGGCGCGCTTTTTGGGTGCATATGCCGGCATCCACCGACGCCGACCCCATCTACACCACCATACAAGCCCATGCCACCCAGACCCAAATCAGCTACCCCTCCAACCTGCGCCGCGGCGGCAGCTACACCGTCACCGTCAGCCTCGGCGACGCCCAGGCCAACCGCGCCTTCTCCCTCACTATTGAGCCGCCGCAACTGCAACTGATCAGCAGCAACGCCCAACCTCTCCAGCGCGTGGGGCAAGCGGCGGATACCCCCCTCTTTCAACTCCAGCCCGCCGACATGACCCTGCAAGCCCGCGTGCGCTGGCCGGATGGATACGCGCGCGCCCTCTCCCAGGTGACGCTGCTCGTTGATGGCGTCGAATCGCTGCCCCTGAATACGCCAGAAGTAGATGCCGACGGGATTTTGCAACTGGTCTGGGACATTGGCGGACTGGACGCCGGCGTTTACGCCGTCACCCTGCAAGTCGCCGATGTCTTTGGCTACACCGCGCAGACGGAACCGGTTCCCTTCACTATTGCTGTCAGTCGGCCACAGCCTACCGTCGCTCCCACGCCTACGGCCACGCCCCCGCCGCCGCCGACTGCCTCCGCCGCGCGCCTGGTTGCCAGTTTGTTGGGACGTCTATATGCCGGCATGGGGGGTATGCCGGCACTGCTGACGGTGGGGCTGGGAGTGGCGGCAGTGGGCGTGCTGGTCCTCTTGCTACGGCTGCGCCGCCGCCGCCAGCGCCAGCCGGTGCAGAACAGTTCCGTGGCCGACCGGCTGGATGCCCTGCTCGAACCGGCGACCACGCCCGCCCTTGTGGAAGAGGAAGCCGACGCGCCCGTTCTCGCCCCTACCGCCGGCCCGCGCCTGGTGATCCAGGCGAATGGCGAACCACAAGAAGGCGACATCTCCCTCGCCGGTGGCAACGTGACCATGGGGCGCGACCCGGAACTGGTGGACGTGGTATTCGCGCACCGCAGTGTTTCCCGCCTGCACGCGCGCATCAAGCAGAGCGAGGGGCGTTTCTGGCTCTACGACGAAGGCAGCGCCACGGGCACGTATTTGAACTACGTGCGCGTGGGCCTGATGCCGCAGCCGCTACAAGATCGGGACGAGGTGCATGTGGGGCAGGTGCATCTGCGGTTTTTTAGCGACTAA
- a CDS encoding FHA domain-containing protein, with product MPHKRAFFRKIIWLGMVAMLWLAADLGSTAAQAQEGAPRPGSRLFISGTNAGTAPTVDVYVYGFDGAGQPLALTPAQVVVQHNGEQALDVQVAGLGDAGTLPPNTTGTFTLFLVDTPPGVSDSLPTLQNAILTYASNLYMREDVDYIAIYQVGETGAQQLLAPTGFHNAVINFFGQPLPTLSGPTALVDSAVGLLASMPSLLPHPGLAPSLVIISDGTDVVSTQHEPAALYQTAAAQGIPIHTIWLDNANLNLPEPGRAYLQTVAANARGLAGALDDAESLTAIWARIAQFSPRTIIRYTIPNPTGGEFPINVSLANEPGVSASATVSVAANTPSVVINLPPESRTLTLPDLDSPVKLRLSATVSWLDGTPRAINRAQLLVNGLVAAEPNVQSLDDFQVEISQFQYGDNTLEIVIEDEQGLRATSPVVTLRIEEGAEQVPEEIAPGSSFLSLLGRLVLYCLSLALVLAVLVLLGRNPAVRARLPQNLSGAGEWLSSLRLPSRAPRARRATPTTPAAPAAPPPPAPAAEKETAPYLEIVESVTDLPRYIPIEIVETRLGRSPANSDIVFENDITVSRLHASIIYSEQDDEFRVYDEQSTSGTLVNGQVVPGYGTPLLDGDEIRLGAVSLIFHWR from the coding sequence ATGCCACACAAACGAGCGTTTTTCAGGAAGATTATCTGGTTGGGAATGGTCGCCATGCTCTGGCTGGCGGCGGATTTGGGGTCAACGGCGGCGCAGGCGCAGGAAGGCGCGCCGCGTCCGGGGAGTCGCCTGTTTATTTCGGGGACAAATGCCGGCACGGCCCCCACGGTTGACGTGTATGTCTACGGCTTTGATGGCGCAGGCCAGCCGTTGGCGCTGACGCCGGCGCAGGTGGTGGTGCAGCACAATGGGGAGCAGGCGTTGGACGTGCAGGTGGCGGGGTTGGGAGATGCCGGCACACTCCCCCCCAACACCACCGGCACATTCACCCTCTTTCTCGTAGACACCCCGCCCGGCGTCAGCGATAGCCTCCCCACACTGCAAAACGCCATCCTCACCTACGCCAGCAACCTCTACATGCGCGAAGACGTGGACTACATCGCCATCTACCAGGTCGGCGAAACCGGCGCGCAGCAACTTCTGGCCCCCACCGGCTTCCACAACGCCGTCATCAACTTCTTCGGCCAGCCACTGCCCACCCTCAGCGGCCCCACCGCCCTCGTGGACAGCGCCGTGGGTTTGCTGGCATCCATGCCCTCCCTGCTGCCCCATCCCGGACTGGCCCCCAGTCTCGTGATCATCTCCGACGGCACAGACGTGGTCAGCACACAGCACGAACCCGCCGCACTGTACCAGACCGCCGCCGCGCAGGGCATCCCCATCCACACCATCTGGCTGGACAACGCCAACCTGAACCTGCCTGAACCGGGTCGCGCCTATCTGCAAACGGTCGCCGCCAACGCCCGCGGCCTTGCCGGCGCGCTGGACGACGCGGAATCGCTCACCGCTATCTGGGCGCGCATCGCCCAGTTCAGCCCGCGCACCATCATCCGCTACACCATCCCTAACCCCACGGGGGGCGAGTTTCCCATCAACGTCAGCCTGGCTAACGAACCGGGCGTGAGCGCCTCCGCCACTGTTAGCGTCGCCGCCAACACCCCCAGCGTGGTCATCAACCTTCCCCCGGAAAGCCGCACGCTCACGCTACCCGATCTGGATTCCCCCGTAAAACTACGCCTCAGCGCCACCGTCTCCTGGCTGGATGGCACGCCGCGCGCCATCAATCGCGCCCAACTTCTCGTAAACGGGCTGGTGGCCGCGGAGCCTAACGTGCAATCGCTGGACGATTTCCAGGTGGAGATCAGCCAGTTTCAGTATGGCGACAACACCCTGGAAATTGTTATTGAGGACGAGCAAGGGCTGCGCGCCACCAGCCCCGTCGTCACGCTGCGCATTGAGGAGGGTGCTGAGCAGGTTCCCGAAGAGATCGCGCCGGGCAGCTCTTTTCTGTCACTCCTGGGGCGGCTGGTTTTGTACTGCCTCAGTCTGGCGCTGGTGCTGGCCGTTCTGGTCTTGCTGGGCAGGAATCCGGCGGTACGCGCCCGCCTGCCGCAAAACCTCTCCGGCGCAGGCGAATGGCTGAGTTCGCTGCGCCTGCCATCCCGCGCCCCACGCGCCCGCCGCGCCACGCCCACCACACCCGCCGCCCCCGCCGCGCCGCCCCCGCCCGCCCCCGCCGCGGAAAAGGAGACCGCGCCCTACCTGGAGATCGTGGAATCCGTGACCGACCTGCCGCGCTACATCCCGATTGAAATTGTGGAGACGCGCCTGGGGCGCTCCCCGGCCAACTCGGATATTGTCTTTGAGAACGACATCACCGTCTCTCGCCTGCACGCCAGCATCATTTACAGCGAGCAAGATGATGAGTTTCGCGTGTACGACGAGCAGAGTACGAGTGGCACGTTGGTCAATGGGCAGGTGGTTCCCGGCTACGGCACGCCGCTGCTGGATGGGGACGAGATTCGTCTGGGGGCGGTGAGTTTGATTTTTCATTGGCGGTAA
- a CDS encoding DUF2281 domain-containing protein yields MTVAEKVQQRILNLPEPLQIEVLNFVEFLLAKVESPPKNDLPNHEDREWMKMSLAMAMRGMEEEEGPDYTVADLKERFG; encoded by the coding sequence ATGACCGTCGCGGAGAAAGTTCAGCAACGCATTCTTAACCTTCCTGAGCCGTTGCAAATTGAGGTTCTGAATTTCGTTGAGTTCCTATTAGCAAAAGTCGAATCTCCCCCCAAAAACGATTTGCCGAACCACGAAGACCGCGAATGGATGAAGATGTCTTTGGCGATGGCGATGCGTGGAATGGAAGAAGAAGAGGGACCAGATTACACGGTTGCCGATTTGAAGGAAAGATTTGGATGA
- a CDS encoding UvrD-helicase domain-containing protein, translated as MIELTPLQLEAIETEGNTLLLGNAGTGKSTVLQHRLLRLLREGVSAYNILVLVSEYGHEQPFLELIQASNLGPYAQLNITTYNSLAREMVVLFWPLVARVAGFTNPHKPPAFLEYDMAQLLMWRILAPMQAEGAFAGLRLRPQRIVSQLIDILNRAAFNGLTLDEAIARQAQVWQHEPDQLRLLADAAAAARRFRQFCLENSLLDFSLTIQVFDTHLVHAPHFRHYFSERYRHVMVDNIEEHTYAAQNLVADLMDQIESVVIAYDEGGGYRRFLSADPASARRLADHCAQRFHFTDAESHTSNPAMSHLARHIGNFLLIQHDGAATQATEAMLGTVKTRYRREMLLMLPAILHRIIEELNVPPAEIALIAPYLDGALQYTLREELRRAGIPYRLLRRRSSPREEPRVRAWLTWLALAHPEWATTPDHDIRPSTYDVAEALTLSIAGLDPIRASLAVRHLYDTAAGVLMPADHLLPEMEARIGPRMVALIERLRLWLQEYGGGALPLDAFLYQLFNDLLSQTDFQPEPDLAGAAICDWLVRTATRLRESAAAIGLDTPAAIGEAFIAGIHQGLVTANPPDLGDPPDPDGVVIATTYGYLLSGISSRIQVWLECNIMGWWQTPYQPLSNAFVMVQSRPEAQLWTAQEDIEVRTELLNSVIHGLTSRCAEAVLITYSDLDRRGQRQTGALWRALQPIQEGNGWLQVE; from the coding sequence ATGATTGAATTGACGCCGCTGCAATTGGAAGCCATTGAGACAGAGGGAAACACATTGCTGCTCGGAAATGCCGGCACGGGCAAATCCACCGTCCTGCAACACCGCCTGCTGCGCCTGCTGCGAGAAGGCGTCTCCGCCTACAACATCCTCGTCCTCGTCTCCGAATACGGCCACGAGCAACCCTTCCTGGAATTGATCCAGGCCTCCAACCTCGGCCCCTACGCCCAACTGAACATCACCACCTACAACAGCCTGGCGCGGGAAATGGTCGTCCTCTTCTGGCCCCTCGTGGCCCGCGTCGCCGGCTTCACCAACCCCCACAAGCCCCCCGCCTTTCTCGAATATGACATGGCCCAACTGCTCATGTGGCGCATCCTCGCGCCCATGCAGGCGGAAGGTGCCTTTGCCGGCCTGCGCCTGCGTCCGCAGCGCATCGTCAGCCAACTTATTGACATCCTCAATCGCGCCGCCTTCAATGGTCTCACGCTGGACGAAGCCATCGCCCGCCAGGCGCAAGTGTGGCAGCACGAGCCGGACCAACTCCGATTGCTCGCGGACGCCGCCGCGGCCGCGCGCCGTTTTCGCCAGTTTTGCCTGGAAAACAGCCTGCTGGACTTCTCCCTCACGATTCAGGTTTTTGATACCCACCTGGTGCACGCGCCCCACTTCCGCCACTATTTCAGCGAGCGATACCGCCACGTGATGGTGGACAACATTGAGGAACACACCTACGCGGCGCAAAACCTCGTCGCCGACCTGATGGACCAGATTGAGTCGGTGGTCATCGCCTATGACGAGGGGGGCGGGTATCGTCGCTTCCTCTCCGCCGACCCCGCCAGCGCGCGACGGCTGGCCGACCACTGCGCGCAGCGGTTCCACTTCACCGATGCGGAAAGCCACACTTCCAATCCGGCCATGTCCCACCTGGCGCGCCATATCGGCAATTTCCTGCTTATCCAGCACGATGGCGCGGCAACGCAGGCCACGGAGGCCATGCTGGGCACGGTAAAGACGCGCTACCGCCGCGAGATGTTGCTGATGCTGCCGGCAATTTTGCACCGCATCATAGAGGAATTAAACGTCCCGCCCGCCGAAATCGCCCTGATCGCCCCCTACCTCGACGGGGCGCTGCAATATACCCTGCGCGAAGAACTGCGACGTGCCGGCATTCCCTACCGCCTGCTGCGCCGCCGATCCAGCCCCCGCGAAGAACCGCGCGTGCGCGCCTGGCTCACCTGGCTGGCGCTGGCCCACCCCGAATGGGCCACCACGCCAGATCACGACATCCGCCCCTCCACCTACGATGTCGCCGAAGCCCTCACCCTGAGCATCGCCGGCCTGGATCCCATTCGCGCCAGCCTGGCCGTCAGACACCTGTACGACACAGCGGCAGGCGTTCTCATGCCCGCCGACCACCTCCTGCCGGAAATGGAAGCGCGCATTGGGCCGCGCATGGTGGCGTTGATTGAGCGGCTGCGCCTATGGTTGCAGGAATATGGCGGCGGCGCGCTGCCACTGGATGCCTTCCTCTACCAGTTGTTCAACGATTTGCTCTCGCAAACGGATTTTCAGCCGGAACCGGACCTGGCGGGCGCGGCCATCTGCGACTGGCTCGTGCGCACGGCCACGCGCCTGCGGGAGTCGGCGGCGGCGATTGGTTTGGACACACCGGCGGCGATTGGGGAAGCGTTTATTGCCGGCATTCATCAAGGCCTCGTCACCGCCAACCCACCCGACCTGGGCGACCCGCCCGACCCCGACGGCGTCGTCATCGCCACCACCTACGGCTACCTCCTCTCCGGCATCAGCAGCCGCATTCAGGTCTGGCTCGAATGCAACATCATGGGCTGGTGGCAAACCCCCTACCAACCCCTGAGCAACGCCTTCGTCATGGTACAAAGCCGCCCCGAAGCGCAGTTGTGGACCGCGCAAGAAGACATCGAGGTGCGCACCGAACTGCTCAACAGCGTCATCCACGGCCTCACCAGCCGCTGCGCCGAAGCCGTCCTCATCACCTACAGCGACCTTGACCGCCGCGGCCAACGCCAGACCGGCGCACTCTGGCGCGCCCTCCAACCCATCCAGGAAGGAAATGGTTGGTTGCAAGTGGAATGA
- a CDS encoding NUDIX hydrolase encodes MPIRPLVICLFRHKNHILVMEGYDPVKQQTFYRPLGGGIEFGEHSAIALRRELREELGAEITALRYLGTLENIFTYASRPGHEIVLVYDATFVDPSFYVPPRVQGVEDNGKPFYAHWKSLDFFRAPGAPPLYPTGLLDLMRTQSAPPTINRQPPTDYHP; translated from the coding sequence ATGCCCATTCGCCCGCTCGTCATCTGCCTTTTCCGCCACAAAAACCACATCCTCGTGATGGAGGGTTACGATCCCGTCAAGCAACAGACGTTCTACCGGCCCCTGGGCGGGGGCATTGAGTTTGGCGAACACAGCGCCATCGCCCTCCGCCGCGAACTACGCGAAGAATTGGGCGCGGAAATTACCGCCCTGCGCTACCTGGGCACACTGGAGAACATCTTCACCTATGCCAGCCGCCCCGGCCATGAGATCGTGCTGGTATATGACGCCACCTTCGTCGATCCCTCCTTCTACGTGCCCCCGCGCGTCCAGGGCGTTGAGGACAACGGGAAACCGTTCTACGCGCACTGGAAGTCGCTGGACTTCTTCCGCGCCCCCGGCGCGCCCCCGCTCTATCCCACCGGGCTGCTGGACTTGATGCGGACGCAATCCGCGCCGCCAACCATCAACCGCCAACCACCAACGGACTACCATCCATAA
- a CDS encoding 4Fe-4S binding protein, whose protein sequence is MAHGRIVIDVERCKGCELCRDACPKDILIFAEELNAKGYRPVILLDPMHDCTGCALCATVCPDGCITVYKDVAPARKQEEMSYA, encoded by the coding sequence ATGGCCCACGGTCGTATCGTCATTGACGTCGAACGGTGCAAAGGCTGCGAACTCTGCCGCGATGCCTGTCCAAAAGACATCCTGATATTCGCGGAAGAACTCAATGCCAAAGGGTATCGTCCGGTCATCTTGCTAGACCCGATGCACGATTGCACCGGCTGCGCCCTCTGCGCCACCGTTTGCCCCGATGGCTGCATCACCGTCTACAAGGACGTTGCCCCAGCCCGCAAACAGGAGGAAATGAGCTATGCCTAA
- the vorB gene encoding 3-methyl-2-oxobutanoate dehydrogenase subunit VorB: protein MPKELLKGNVAFAEAAIRAGCDAYFGYPITPQTELLEHMSKRMIELGRVFLQAESEVAAVNMVYGAAAAGAHVMTSSSSPGISLMQEGFSYMAGSEVPAVVIDIMRGGPGLGNIQPSQSDYYQVTKSAGHGDFHPIVLAPSTVQEAIDLTVLAFDLAQEYRTLVFVVADGAIGQMMEPAELPPMRPLPERRPQWALTGAKGRPRNIINSLYLGAANLETLNQQLQAKLMRIMAREVRYETQNTEDADVLLVAFGTAARVAQTAMQRLQGEGLKVGLFRPISLWPFPEKALLAATRPAKAVLVVEMNAGQMVHDVREYLGNRLPVRFLGRMGGTIPMPEEVENEVRMLLAREEVPAFTPEGGNGHLN, encoded by the coding sequence ATGCCTAAGGAATTGCTCAAAGGAAACGTTGCTTTCGCCGAAGCCGCCATTCGCGCGGGCTGCGACGCCTATTTTGGTTATCCCATCACGCCCCAGACAGAACTGCTGGAACACATGTCCAAACGCATGATCGAACTCGGGCGTGTTTTCTTGCAAGCGGAAAGCGAAGTAGCCGCCGTGAACATGGTCTACGGCGCCGCCGCCGCCGGCGCGCACGTCATGACCTCCTCCAGCAGCCCCGGCATCAGCCTCATGCAGGAAGGTTTCAGCTACATGGCCGGCTCCGAAGTGCCCGCCGTGGTAATTGACATCATGCGCGGCGGCCCCGGCCTGGGAAACATCCAGCCTAGCCAATCCGACTACTACCAGGTAACCAAATCGGCGGGTCATGGGGATTTCCACCCGATTGTGCTGGCTCCTTCCACCGTGCAGGAAGCCATCGACTTGACGGTGCTGGCCTTTGATCTGGCGCAGGAGTACCGCACACTGGTCTTCGTGGTGGCCGACGGCGCTATCGGGCAGATGATGGAACCGGCGGAACTCCCCCCCATGCGTCCGCTGCCAGAAAGACGCCCGCAATGGGCGCTCACGGGCGCAAAAGGACGCCCACGGAATATCATCAATTCCCTGTACCTGGGGGCGGCCAACCTGGAAACCTTGAACCAGCAGCTTCAGGCCAAGCTCATGCGCATCATGGCGCGCGAAGTGCGCTACGAAACACAAAACACGGAAGACGCGGATGTGCTGTTGGTGGCCTTTGGCACGGCGGCGCGCGTGGCGCAAACGGCCATGCAGCGCTTGCAGGGCGAAGGGCTGAAAGTGGGGTTGTTCCGCCCCATTTCGTTGTGGCCTTTCCCGGAAAAGGCGCTGTTGGCGGCAACGCGGCCGGCAAAGGCCGTGCTGGTTGTGGAGATGAACGCGGGCCAGATGGTGCATGATGTGCGTGAGTATCTGGGCAATCGTCTTCCGGTGCGGTTCCTGGGTCGCATGGGCGGCACCATTCCGATGCCGGAAGAAGTAGAGAATGAGGTTCGTATGCTGCTGGCGCGGGAAGAAGTGCCGGCATTTACCCCGGAGGGCGGCAATGGTCACCTTAACTAA
- a CDS encoding 2-oxoglutarate oxidoreductase, whose translation MVTLTNQEEIVYQRPQSLADVYTHYCPGCTHGTAHRLVAEVIDELGLQNDTILVASVGCSVFAYNYFDVDACEAAHGRAPAMATGIKRVHPDKIVFTYQGDGDLASIGMGEVVHAASRGEQITVIFINNAIYGMTGGQMAPTSLIGQKTTSSPFGRDAHLTGQPVRMAELLAGLPGTVYSVRRSLHDARHVIQAKKAVKTAFTAQMRGLGFSIVELLSSCPTNWGLTPCDALDWIKESMIPYYPLGDYKVIDELQDTTRRGRR comes from the coding sequence ATGGTCACCTTAACTAACCAGGAAGAAATCGTCTATCAGCGTCCCCAATCCCTGGCCGACGTCTACACGCACTACTGCCCCGGCTGCACCCACGGAACCGCCCACCGCCTCGTCGCCGAAGTCATCGACGAACTCGGCCTGCAAAACGACACCATCCTCGTCGCCTCCGTCGGCTGCTCCGTCTTCGCCTACAACTACTTCGACGTAGACGCCTGCGAAGCCGCCCACGGGCGCGCCCCCGCCATGGCCACCGGCATCAAGCGTGTCCACCCCGACAAAATCGTCTTCACCTACCAGGGCGACGGCGACCTGGCCTCCATCGGCATGGGCGAAGTCGTCCACGCCGCCAGCCGCGGCGAGCAAATCACCGTTATCTTCATCAATAACGCCATCTACGGCATGACGGGTGGGCAAATGGCCCCCACCAGCCTCATCGGGCAAAAAACCACCTCCTCCCCCTTCGGACGAGACGCCCACCTCACCGGTCAGCCGGTCCGCATGGCGGAACTGCTGGCCGGCCTACCCGGAACCGTCTACAGCGTCCGCCGCAGCCTGCACGATGCCCGTCACGTCATCCAGGCGAAAAAAGCCGTCAAAACTGCCTTTACCGCCCAAATGCGCGGCCTCGGCTTCAGCATCGTGGAACTGCTCTCCTCCTGCCCCACCAACTGGGGCCTGACGCCTTGCGACGCGCTGGACTGGATCAAGGAAAGCATGATCCCCTACTACCCTCTGGGCGACTACAAAGTGATCGACGAACTGCAAGACACGACGCGGCGCGGTCGCCGCTAA